The Anaerolineae bacterium genome has a segment encoding these proteins:
- a CDS encoding Dipeptide-binding ABC transporter, periplasmic substrate-binding component, whose translation MYSRQKTLVLFTLLLMLSFLLAQCAPAPQPTSAPAGGEEQPAATQAPAETSAPSQPSEPSGGLRVLRVTHSWPNRIDPAVGNDYVAASSLINLYDSLVFPNAKGGVDPWLAESWEVSEDGKTYTFKLRQDVKFHDGTPLKASDVVFSYNRLATIGEGFAYLVTAGVESVEALDDYTVQFKIAAPTALFLPSLTRLYILNEKQVREHIKPEGPYGEFGDYAKEWLQTNDAGSGPYKVKEFPLEQYLLMEKNPDWWGEFVPNAPDEVRYIGTTEAVTVRSLMEKGELEISDQWQSFEAYEALDKIEGVDIVALPGMTTFYFMINNRIPPTDDVHCRRAMSYAFDYDAAVGLEWPGTKQTVGPVPSSLAGHDDTITPYKRDLDKAREELAQCKYANELDQYPVQMHWVSEVPDEEKFALLFQSNMAEIGIKVEITKSPWLSVVENTSKLETSPHIVTIYVSSDLPEAGLMLKQRYHSSTANTWQQNEWLLDPELDAAIDDALATLDEQQRYEKYRAIQRKLVEDAVSIWVYDQVEKHAVRSCVDFPAARGETSMLMGYFFFLPQIGVDCQ comes from the coding sequence CAGAGACCAGCGCGCCCTCTCAGCCATCTGAGCCATCTGGCGGCTTACGTGTCCTGCGGGTTACCCATTCCTGGCCAAACCGAATTGACCCGGCGGTTGGGAATGACTATGTGGCTGCCAGCTCTCTCATCAATCTATATGATTCGCTGGTTTTCCCCAACGCCAAAGGTGGGGTAGATCCCTGGCTCGCCGAATCGTGGGAGGTATCCGAGGATGGTAAAACGTACACCTTCAAGCTTCGTCAGGATGTCAAGTTTCACGACGGCACGCCTCTAAAAGCCTCGGATGTCGTTTTCTCCTATAATCGCCTGGCAACGATTGGAGAAGGCTTCGCTTATCTGGTTACTGCCGGTGTCGAAAGCGTCGAAGCACTGGATGACTATACCGTGCAGTTCAAGATTGCTGCTCCCACCGCACTCTTCCTGCCCAGCCTGACCCGCTTGTATATCCTGAATGAAAAACAGGTTCGCGAACACATCAAACCCGAAGGCCCCTACGGCGAATTTGGCGATTATGCTAAAGAATGGTTGCAAACCAACGATGCCGGCTCCGGTCCGTATAAAGTCAAAGAATTTCCACTCGAGCAATACTTGCTGATGGAGAAAAACCCGGACTGGTGGGGCGAATTTGTCCCCAATGCCCCGGATGAAGTGCGCTATATCGGCACAACGGAGGCGGTAACGGTGCGCAGCCTGATGGAAAAGGGCGAACTCGAAATTTCCGATCAATGGCAGTCCTTCGAGGCTTATGAGGCTTTGGATAAAATCGAAGGCGTGGATATCGTGGCGTTGCCGGGTATGACCACCTTCTACTTCATGATCAACAATCGCATTCCTCCGACTGACGATGTCCACTGCCGCCGCGCCATGTCATACGCGTTTGATTACGATGCAGCGGTGGGGTTGGAATGGCCAGGCACAAAACAAACCGTTGGACCTGTGCCTTCTTCTCTGGCAGGTCATGACGACACCATCACCCCTTATAAGCGCGATCTGGACAAGGCGAGAGAAGAACTGGCCCAATGCAAGTACGCCAATGAACTGGATCAATACCCTGTACAAATGCATTGGGTATCCGAAGTCCCAGACGAAGAGAAATTTGCTCTGTTGTTCCAGTCCAACATGGCAGAGATTGGGATTAAGGTAGAAATCACCAAGTCACCCTGGCTAAGCGTCGTCGAAAATACCAGCAAGTTGGAGACCTCGCCTCACATCGTCACAATCTACGTCTCATCCGATCTGCCGGAAGCAGGCTTAATGCTCAAGCAGCGCTATCACTCCAGCACCGCCAATACCTGGCAACAGAATGAGTGGCTGCTTGACCCCGAGCTCGATGCTGCCATTGATGACGCTTTGGCAACCCTGGATGAACAACAACGCTACGAGAAATATCGTGCCATCCAACGCAAATTGGTCGAAGATGCAGTTTCGATCTGGGTGTATGACCAGGTTGAAAAACATGCCGTTCGCTCTTGTGTGGACTTTCCGGCTGCACGCGGCGAAACAAGCATGTTAATGGGTTACTTCTTCTTCCTGCCGCAGATTGGAGTCGATTGTCAATAG
- a CDS encoding Dipeptide transport system permease protein DppB → MSLLRFLIQRALYSVFVLLGLSIVIFIIARIMPGDPARMAVGARAPQWVVDRLREQMHLDQPIAVQYYYWLRDALRGDFGLSLITQRPVTYDIKETLPASLELALYAAMIAAIFGIGMGILSARYKDSWIDNLSRLFSYAGIVTPSYIFAILFILLFGFALKWFPIIGRVSENVPLPPKITGLVTIDALIQGQFTTFLDALWHIILPSLSLAMGSIAQAARITRSSMADNLTKDYIANLRALGVPERAIMSRFLLKPSLIPTISILGLDIAAILSVAFIVESIFNWPGMARYGMNAMLYKDLNAISAVILVFGAAFAIMNIIVDLIVAYLDPRIRLRAAKGE, encoded by the coding sequence ATGTCCCTGTTGCGCTTTCTGATCCAGCGAGCTTTGTACTCGGTCTTTGTTCTTTTAGGACTTTCGATTGTTATTTTTATCATCGCCCGAATTATGCCAGGCGACCCGGCCCGGATGGCGGTTGGCGCCCGCGCTCCGCAATGGGTCGTCGATCGTCTGCGCGAGCAAATGCACCTCGACCAACCGATTGCGGTTCAATACTATTACTGGTTGCGAGATGCCTTACGGGGAGATTTCGGATTGTCTTTGATTACCCAGCGACCGGTGACCTATGACATCAAAGAAACTTTACCTGCCTCGCTGGAGTTAGCTCTTTACGCGGCAATGATTGCCGCAATCTTCGGGATTGGAATGGGTATTCTGTCTGCCCGTTATAAAGATAGCTGGATCGATAACTTGAGCCGTTTATTTTCTTATGCCGGCATTGTTACCCCTTCGTATATTTTTGCCATTCTCTTTATCCTGTTATTCGGTTTTGCCCTGAAGTGGTTTCCGATCATCGGGCGTGTCAGCGAAAATGTGCCCCTCCCGCCGAAAATTACCGGATTGGTGACTATTGATGCACTTATTCAAGGCCAATTTACAACCTTTCTGGATGCTTTGTGGCATATCATCTTACCTTCCCTGTCCCTGGCAATGGGTTCGATTGCTCAAGCGGCTCGCATCACCCGTTCCTCCATGGCGGATAATCTCACCAAAGACTACATTGCTAACCTGCGTGCCCTTGGAGTCCCAGAACGTGCCATAATGAGCCGCTTTCTTCTCAAGCCTTCGCTCATCCCAACTATCTCTATCCTCGGTCTGGATATTGCGGCAATCCTCTCTGTAGCGTTCATTGTCGAGAGTATCTTCAACTGGCCGGGGATGGCACGTTATGGGATGAATGCCATGCTGTACAAAGACCTGAATGCAATTTCCGCAGTTATCCTGGTCTTCGGCGCCGCATTTGCCATCATGAATATCATTGTTGATCTGATTGTTGCTTATCTTGATCCACGTATTCGCCTGCGGGCTGCTAAGGGAGAGTGA
- a CDS encoding Dipeptide transport system permease protein DppC — MQVSANSNLNQSSLSLEKIKQLQRASRREELGRNWYKFSRNPISVVGLFVVVSVILLAIFAPYVAPYPAHAGPFTDFANAKKPPSPAHWLGTDQIGRDILSRILFGMRSSLLMGVVVLSLVVPPGVLLGLLAGYYHNTWIDTLIMRVTDIFLAVPPLVLALAVASVLKPNLWNSMMAVSLMWWPWYTRLVYGLATALRNEYFVIAAEVTGASTAHILFREIFPNTISPILTKISIDIAWVIIIGSMLSFVGLGVQPPEPSLGTMIADGAKYLPDQWWIAVFPALAIVVIVLGFNLLGDGIRDMFASEEA; from the coding sequence ATGCAAGTATCAGCGAATTCAAATCTAAACCAATCATCCTTGAGCCTGGAAAAGATCAAACAACTTCAACGCGCTTCGCGTCGCGAAGAACTTGGGCGGAACTGGTATAAGTTTTCTCGCAACCCCATTTCCGTGGTTGGATTATTCGTGGTAGTATCGGTGATTTTGCTTGCCATCTTTGCTCCGTACGTGGCGCCTTATCCTGCGCATGCCGGCCCGTTTACCGACTTTGCCAATGCAAAGAAACCGCCCAGCCCGGCTCACTGGCTTGGGACGGATCAAATCGGCAGAGATATCCTGAGTCGCATTCTCTTCGGGATGCGTTCCTCTTTATTGATGGGTGTGGTTGTCCTGAGTTTGGTGGTTCCTCCCGGTGTTTTACTGGGATTGCTTGCCGGCTACTATCACAACACATGGATTGATACGTTGATCATGCGGGTAACGGATATTTTTCTGGCCGTCCCGCCTCTGGTACTGGCTCTAGCGGTTGCTTCAGTGCTGAAACCGAACCTCTGGAACAGTATGATGGCGGTCTCTTTGATGTGGTGGCCATGGTACACCCGTTTGGTGTATGGTTTGGCAACGGCTTTGCGCAATGAATATTTTGTGATTGCCGCCGAGGTAACCGGGGCAAGCACAGCTCACATTCTTTTTCGGGAGATCTTTCCCAACACGATCTCTCCTATCCTGACCAAGATAAGCATAGACATCGCCTGGGTGATCATTATCGGTTCGATGCTAAGTTTTGTTGGTTTGGGAGTTCAACCTCCTGAACCTAGCTTGGGAACGATGATTGCCGATGGGGCAAAATACCTGCCCGATCAATGGTGGATTGCAGTCTTTCCTGCCCTGGCAATTGTGGTGATCGTTTTGGGCTTCAATTTGCTGGGAGACGGCATTCGCGATATGTTTGCCTCTGAGGAAGCATAA
- a CDS encoding Oligopeptide transport ATP-binding protein OppD, with amino-acid sequence MTNATTPLLEIKDLAVNFTVYGGELRVLDGVNFRMFAGERVGLVGETGCGKTTTMKAVLRVLPMPPARIPRGEIYFKGNDILKMKDSDLRLVRGQGISMIFQDPTAALNPVFTIGEQMQAVIQSNAQDSNLSLSRQKSWELAVSALKDVALADPERLLKSYPIQLSGGMRQRVCIAMALSTNPEILIADEPGTSLDVTIQDQILRLLRDLVESRNMSVILITHTLGVVRELTNRVYVMYAGSIVETAETKSIFSKPLHPYTQGLIATVPRLTGGGIASGIPGRIPDYRNPPSGCRFHPRCPHVMDICKVEKPPLVEVDQNHSVACFLYSSSQKVNQ; translated from the coding sequence ATGACCAATGCTACAACACCTCTTCTTGAAATTAAAGACCTTGCAGTCAACTTTACTGTTTATGGAGGCGAATTACGTGTCCTCGATGGGGTGAATTTCCGCATGTTTGCGGGTGAGCGGGTTGGTCTGGTTGGAGAAACCGGCTGTGGAAAAACGACCACGATGAAGGCGGTTCTGCGCGTTCTGCCAATGCCTCCAGCTCGCATCCCACGCGGGGAGATTTACTTTAAGGGCAATGACATCTTGAAAATGAAGGATAGCGATTTGCGCCTGGTGCGAGGACAGGGCATTTCAATGATCTTTCAAGACCCAACCGCGGCGTTGAATCCGGTCTTTACGATTGGAGAACAAATGCAGGCGGTGATTCAGAGCAATGCCCAGGACAGTAATCTCTCGCTCAGCCGCCAGAAGAGTTGGGAACTGGCTGTCTCTGCATTGAAGGACGTTGCATTAGCCGACCCCGAGCGTTTGTTGAAGAGTTACCCCATTCAGTTGAGTGGTGGGATGCGCCAACGGGTTTGTATTGCCATGGCGCTCTCAACCAATCCAGAGATTTTGATCGCCGATGAACCGGGGACGTCATTGGATGTCACCATTCAAGACCAGATCTTGCGATTGTTGCGCGATTTAGTAGAGAGTCGCAACATGTCGGTCATCTTGATCACCCATACCTTGGGAGTGGTGCGTGAACTGACCAATCGCGTTTATGTGATGTATGCTGGTTCGATTGTCGAGACTGCTGAAACCAAGAGTATCTTTTCTAAGCCTTTGCACCCTTACACTCAGGGATTGATAGCCACTGTCCCCCGCCTTACCGGCGGAGGAATAGCGAGTGGAATCCCCGGCCGAATCCCAGACTATCGCAATCCTCCTTCGGGTTGCCGTTTTCACCCACGTTGCCCTCATGTAATGGACATCTGTAAAGTGGAAAAACCACCCCTGGTTGAGGTGGATCAGAACCATTCGGTTGCCTGTTTCTTGTACTCTTCGAGCCAGAAGGTGAACCAATGA
- a CDS encoding Oligopeptide transport ATP-binding protein OppF codes for MTQPILSVQDLKKYFVVGYSGIPGNRQPITVKAVDGVSFEIYSGETLGLVGESGSGKSTVAYTVVGMYQPTAGKIRFKDIEIGAGQKRPKELQKAIQIVFQDPGSSLNPRQNIKQILEMPLRVHRKDRNRLEMVIYLLEIVGLPPEAMYKYPRMLSGGEKQIVGIARALATNPSLVILDEPTSALDVSVQAKTINLLLQLQKQFDLSYLFITHDLSLMRNVASRVAIMYLGKICEVANTADFFQQPLHPYTQMLLSSIPVVSEEEEALRPQKVISRGEIPSPVNIPKGCSFHTRCPFAMPHCSEVDPVFTDMGNGHSVRCHLYPQGG; via the coding sequence ATGACCCAACCTATTCTCTCTGTTCAAGATTTAAAGAAATATTTCGTCGTGGGGTATTCAGGGATACCGGGCAATCGGCAACCGATCACCGTGAAAGCGGTCGATGGCGTATCGTTTGAGATCTATTCAGGGGAAACACTGGGGTTGGTCGGTGAATCGGGTTCCGGGAAAAGCACCGTTGCCTATACCGTTGTTGGTATGTATCAGCCCACGGCTGGCAAGATTCGTTTCAAAGACATAGAAATTGGCGCCGGGCAAAAAAGACCTAAAGAACTGCAAAAAGCGATCCAAATTGTGTTTCAAGACCCTGGCTCATCCCTGAACCCTCGCCAAAACATCAAACAAATTCTGGAGATGCCTCTGCGGGTTCATCGCAAGGACCGCAATCGCTTAGAGATGGTCATTTACCTGCTGGAAATCGTCGGCTTGCCACCGGAGGCAATGTATAAATACCCTCGCATGTTGAGTGGAGGAGAGAAACAAATCGTGGGGATTGCCAGAGCCTTAGCCACCAATCCCTCGCTGGTCATCCTGGATGAACCCACCTCGGCTTTGGATGTCTCTGTTCAGGCAAAGACGATCAATCTATTACTGCAATTACAGAAGCAATTTGACCTTTCCTACCTGTTCATCACCCATGACCTGAGCCTGATGCGCAATGTAGCCAGTCGAGTGGCGATCATGTATTTGGGAAAAATCTGCGAAGTGGCGAACACCGCAGATTTTTTCCAGCAGCCCTTGCATCCTTACACGCAGATGTTGCTTTCCTCTATCCCGGTTGTATCCGAAGAGGAAGAAGCGCTCCGTCCTCAAAAAGTAATCTCACGCGGTGAGATCCCGAGTCCGGTCAATATCCCAAAGGGATGTAGTTTTCACACTCGCTGTCCGTTTGCAATGCCGCATTGCTCGGAGGTTGATCCTGTCTTCACCGATATGGGCAATGGTCACTCTGTGAGGTGTCATCTATACCCTCAAGGAGGATGA
- a CDS encoding N-methylhydantoinase A, with product MVRVATDIGGTFTDLVYVTREGRVGTAKSHTTPHQFEQGVIDVIDAAGLQASEFESFVHGTTIVINAITERKGVKTGLITTQGFRDILEIGRGDRPDFFNLEYQKPVPFVPRYLRKEIPERISYKGEIVKPVDLSVLPSILDYFRKNQVEAIAICLINSYANPIHEQQVLEKIRELWPEVSVVASHQITREWREYERTNTAVLSAYVQPIAHQYLDRLTQRLYEAGMKCTPYIMQSNCGIDTVTATRQTPITMIESGPASGVWGAAALGRLIGELNVIAIDIGGTTAKCGLITNGEVKLNTNYYVERSKTFSGYPVMVPVVDLVEIGNGGGSIAWVDEYKRLHVGPQSAGASPGPVAYGKGGTEPTTTDANLALGCINPHYFCGGTLEADMEGVQAALERLSQKLNLTPYEVAQGIVRIANNNMVNAIKLISVNRGHDPRDFTLVAFGGGGGMHACALARELNIKKVVIPMLSAVFSAWGMLLSDLRRDTLLTQIVELSANGAAEELNRTFKILEKQALDSYLAEGFNPSQIHFLRYARCRYQNQEHSVEITIPGGEITAETLPVILETFHSDYEREYTYRLKAPVELVCYHLIAIAEVDKLKPQKIQPSGKKLADAIKGQRKVDFIEDGIHEATIYAGELLEPGMKFSGPAVVEESGATIVIPPGLPCEIDEYGNYQIRTAK from the coding sequence ATGGTTCGAGTAGCAACTGATATTGGAGGCACGTTCACCGATCTGGTTTATGTAACCAGAGAGGGGCGCGTGGGAACGGCAAAAAGCCATACCACGCCGCATCAGTTCGAGCAAGGCGTCATAGATGTTATTGACGCCGCCGGACTTCAAGCAAGCGAATTTGAATCCTTTGTACACGGTACAACCATTGTGATCAATGCGATCACCGAACGCAAGGGAGTGAAAACCGGATTAATCACCACGCAAGGATTCAGAGATATTTTGGAAATCGGGCGTGGAGATCGTCCAGATTTCTTCAATCTGGAATATCAAAAGCCAGTCCCGTTTGTGCCCCGCTATTTACGCAAGGAAATTCCGGAGCGAATTTCGTACAAGGGCGAAATTGTCAAACCAGTTGATCTCTCGGTACTGCCTTCTATTTTGGATTATTTCCGCAAGAACCAGGTAGAAGCGATTGCTATCTGCCTGATCAACTCATACGCCAATCCGATTCACGAGCAGCAAGTCTTAGAGAAGATCCGTGAGCTATGGCCTGAAGTATCGGTTGTTGCTTCACATCAGATTACCCGTGAATGGCGCGAATACGAGCGCACGAACACCGCGGTTCTGTCCGCCTATGTACAGCCCATTGCACATCAGTACCTGGATCGTTTGACCCAGCGGCTCTATGAAGCTGGAATGAAATGTACTCCCTATATCATGCAGTCCAACTGCGGAATTGATACTGTCACAGCAACCCGCCAGACGCCCATTACCATGATCGAATCAGGACCGGCATCGGGTGTTTGGGGTGCGGCTGCTTTAGGGCGTTTAATTGGAGAGTTGAACGTAATTGCCATTGACATCGGCGGCACTACAGCCAAGTGCGGACTGATCACTAACGGAGAGGTCAAGCTTAACACCAATTATTATGTGGAACGATCAAAGACTTTTTCAGGCTATCCGGTGATGGTGCCGGTGGTTGATCTGGTTGAAATCGGAAACGGAGGCGGCTCAATCGCCTGGGTAGATGAGTACAAGCGTTTGCATGTCGGTCCGCAAAGCGCGGGTGCTTCACCGGGTCCGGTGGCCTATGGGAAAGGAGGCACCGAGCCAACGACCACAGATGCCAATCTCGCCCTGGGTTGTATTAACCCTCATTACTTCTGTGGCGGCACCCTCGAAGCTGACATGGAAGGTGTGCAGGCAGCTTTGGAGCGACTTTCTCAAAAGCTTAACTTAACTCCCTACGAAGTTGCCCAGGGGATTGTGCGTATTGCCAATAACAACATGGTCAATGCCATCAAGTTGATTTCTGTTAACCGCGGTCACGATCCACGAGATTTCACGCTGGTGGCTTTCGGCGGTGGGGGTGGAATGCATGCATGTGCGCTGGCGCGCGAGTTGAATATCAAGAAAGTGGTCATCCCCATGCTTTCGGCAGTCTTTTCGGCTTGGGGAATGTTATTGAGCGACTTGCGCCGCGACACGCTCTTAACCCAAATCGTCGAGCTTTCGGCAAACGGTGCTGCCGAAGAGTTGAATCGAACATTCAAAATCCTGGAAAAGCAGGCTCTCGACTCTTATCTGGCAGAAGGTTTTAACCCCTCGCAAATCCATTTTCTCCGTTATGCCCGCTGCCGCTATCAAAATCAAGAACACTCGGTTGAAATCACCATCCCTGGCGGTGAGATCACTGCTGAGACTTTACCGGTGATTTTAGAGACGTTCCATTCAGACTACGAACGTGAATATACCTATCGGCTCAAGGCGCCGGTTGAATTGGTCTGCTACCATTTGATTGCCATCGCCGAAGTGGACAAACTAAAACCACAAAAAATTCAACCCAGCGGCAAAAAGCTAGCAGATGCAATCAAAGGTCAGCGCAAGGTGGACTTCATTGAAGACGGCATCCACGAAGCCACCATTTACGCAGGGGAGTTGCTCGAGCCGGGCATGAAATTCAGCGGTCCAGCCGTAGTAGAAGAATCCGGGGCAACGATCGTCATTCCACCCGGCTTACCCTGTGAGATTGATGAATATGGAAATTATCAGATCCGGACGGCGAAATAA
- a CDS encoding N-methylhydantoinase B, with amino-acid sequence MTSQFDPITIEIIQNSLQAAADEMFAALRHTAMSAIIYEVLDMGTGITDREGELAGSGAGIPAFVGVLDKAVKRVIEKYDQPNDIEPGDIFITNDPYTGGVTHLNDVILTMPVFYNGEIVAWTANIAHWNDVGGMVPGSMSTNATEIFQEGIILSAVKLFSRGQPIRSVFDILTANCRMPDFLTGDLWAQVASVRVGERRVLEIVNKYGKDVFLQAVKDYLDYGEQVSLDAIRRLPKGVYELVEPQDNGPDYVVKIEITDNEFIIDLTGNPDQDKGPFNMSRDEAITACQIAFKGITSPERIANGGTFRPLKVLTRKGSVFDPIYPAAMGIYYEITIRVHDLIVRCLAEKIPECLPAGGFASVCGTLFGGIHPDTGRPYAVIEPELGGWGGSPTKDGNSGQFSALHGETYNCPAEVAEARYGVTVDYLSFHDEEGGAGFHRGGKGVRIDYRIRSDNAWLTVAYTRSKVLPWPLLGGEPGSPNHVIIERANGQKERYSVTSGLTLNTNDIIRVMTGTGAGWGNPLERPVEKVIEDVRNEYITPAIAEKSYGVIVDPETLQVLGFTNGRKQ; translated from the coding sequence ATGACATCCCAATTCGATCCGATTACGATTGAGATTATTCAGAATTCGCTCCAGGCCGCTGCCGACGAAATGTTTGCTGCATTACGGCACACGGCGATGAGCGCTATCATTTATGAAGTGCTGGATATGGGCACCGGTATTACCGATCGCGAGGGTGAACTGGCTGGATCTGGCGCGGGGATTCCCGCTTTTGTGGGCGTTTTGGATAAGGCTGTAAAGCGGGTGATTGAGAAATATGATCAACCGAATGATATCGAACCCGGTGACATTTTTATCACCAATGATCCCTATACGGGGGGAGTTACCCACTTGAACGATGTGATCTTGACCATGCCGGTTTTCTACAACGGTGAAATCGTTGCCTGGACGGCAAATATCGCCCACTGGAACGATGTAGGGGGAATGGTGCCGGGCAGCATGTCCACCAATGCCACGGAAATTTTCCAGGAGGGGATCATCCTCTCCGCGGTCAAACTCTTCTCGCGTGGGCAACCGATCCGCTCGGTGTTCGACATCCTTACCGCAAATTGTCGGATGCCCGATTTCTTAACCGGCGATCTGTGGGCACAGGTTGCCTCCGTGAGAGTGGGTGAGCGCCGTGTTTTAGAAATCGTTAACAAGTATGGTAAAGATGTCTTTCTTCAGGCGGTTAAAGACTACCTTGACTATGGTGAACAGGTCAGCCTGGATGCCATCCGCCGCCTGCCAAAGGGTGTCTATGAACTGGTCGAACCCCAGGATAACGGACCGGATTATGTAGTCAAAATCGAGATTACCGATAACGAATTCATCATCGACTTAACCGGTAATCCTGATCAGGACAAAGGCCCGTTTAATATGAGTCGCGATGAAGCAATCACCGCCTGCCAGATCGCTTTCAAAGGGATTACCTCCCCGGAACGAATCGCCAATGGAGGCACTTTCCGTCCTCTGAAAGTCCTGACTCGAAAAGGGAGTGTGTTCGATCCAATCTATCCTGCGGCGATGGGAATCTACTATGAAATAACCATCCGTGTGCACGATCTCATTGTCCGTTGTCTGGCGGAGAAGATACCTGAATGCCTGCCGGCGGGTGGCTTTGCCTCGGTTTGTGGAACCCTCTTTGGCGGTATTCACCCGGATACCGGCCGCCCCTATGCGGTTATTGAGCCGGAGTTGGGCGGTTGGGGTGGATCACCAACCAAAGATGGGAATTCGGGTCAATTCTCTGCCTTACATGGTGAAACCTATAACTGCCCGGCAGAGGTTGCCGAAGCCCGTTATGGTGTCACGGTAGATTATCTTAGCTTCCACGATGAGGAGGGTGGTGCGGGGTTCCATCGCGGCGGTAAGGGCGTGCGCATAGATTACCGGATCCGCTCCGATAATGCCTGGCTAACCGTGGCGTATACGCGCTCCAAGGTATTACCCTGGCCGCTTTTAGGCGGCGAACCCGGATCTCCCAACCATGTCATCATTGAACGAGCCAACGGGCAAAAAGAACGCTACTCGGTGACCAGTGGTTTGACACTGAATACCAATGACATTATCCGCGTGATGACTGGTACAGGGGCGGGTTGGGGAAATCCTTTGGAACGCCCGGTTGAAAAGGTGATCGAAGACGTACGCAACGAATACATTACCCCGGCAATCGCCGAAAAATCCTATGGGGTAATTGTTGATCCGGAAACGCTGCAGGTGTTAGGTTTTACCAACGGAAGAAAGCAGTAG
- a CDS encoding Hydantoin racemase — MRILWINPVGTTAFDADTAKILAATKRAETTTKVVSLPSNRPPHLEYHAYEAQVVADIVRITYAAAQSYDAIVIGCFYDVGLREAREVSGSAIVLAPCQSATTIAANLGNSFSILVGRKKWIPKMRENVILYGHEHRLASMRAVDLGVHDFQADEKKTCQKLIDEGRRAVEEDGAEVLILGCTAEYGFYQRMQETLGVPVIDAILAPFKMAEFMVELGQRLGWRPSRVGGSEAPPDSELRAWGIFEPLPINPTDLL; from the coding sequence ATGCGGATTCTGTGGATCAACCCGGTCGGTACGACGGCCTTTGATGCAGACACAGCCAAAATCCTGGCAGCAACGAAGCGAGCTGAGACAACCACAAAGGTTGTCTCTCTCCCTTCAAATCGTCCTCCTCATCTCGAATACCATGCGTATGAAGCCCAGGTTGTGGCAGATATTGTTCGCATTACGTACGCTGCGGCTCAGTCCTATGACGCTATCGTCATAGGCTGTTTTTATGATGTCGGCTTGCGCGAAGCGCGGGAAGTCTCTGGTAGCGCCATCGTTTTAGCACCTTGTCAATCCGCGACCACCATAGCTGCAAACCTGGGCAACTCGTTTTCGATTTTAGTTGGGCGAAAGAAATGGATTCCCAAAATGCGCGAGAATGTGATCCTCTACGGGCATGAACATCGCCTGGCATCCATGCGGGCGGTGGATTTGGGTGTCCATGATTTCCAGGCTGATGAGAAGAAAACCTGCCAGAAATTAATTGACGAAGGACGTAGAGCTGTCGAAGAAGATGGCGCCGAAGTGCTCATCCTTGGTTGTACCGCAGAATACGGCTTTTATCAGAGGATGCAAGAAACCCTTGGTGTGCCGGTGATCGATGCCATTTTAGCGCCCTTCAAAATGGCGGAATTTATGGTAGAGTTGGGGCAGCGGCTTGGCTGGCGACCGAGCCGGGTCGGTGGAAGCGAAGCGCCTCCTGACTCGGAACTTCGGGCTTGGGGCATCTTTGAGCCGTTGCCCATCAATCCAACAGACTTGCTTTAG